One Parasteatoda tepidariorum isolate YZ-2023 chromosome 1, CAS_Ptep_4.0, whole genome shotgun sequence genomic window, CACAATGCTAGTGGTCATGTTGCGAGGTCTGCCATGGATTGAAAAGCGTATAAAGTTTAGCTAGTGACATGACTGCCTACTTTGCATTTGTTAGCGCAAATTTTGAGGACAGGCTAGgaatttataagttttgaaGCAATTTTGCAGCAATAATTTTACTCCAGCTGAAATTGTGAACTATAAATGATTGTTCAGCGATACAAACTAATTAAACTACAAGGGTGCAGTGAAGGGAATACTTAAGGGGATGGCATaactaatcaataaaataacatttattgtcACACAattgtaactaaaatatttgcatcAAAGTCTGTTATTTTGTCTTCAGGTTGCATCATGTTGTTGCTGCAAATAGCAGTTATTTAGAAacctttgttttgtttttaaaaatttcagttagcAGGGCCATCTATTGAGACTTAGAAACTTGATATGAATAAAAGCTGGTTACAGGGTGTACAGTGAGAAGATATTTCCCCACAAATTCAAGATTTTTCCTCTATTGCGCAgatgatatttaatattgagttatattaaaacaaaaacattatcatttaaaataaataatcagtgtagaatcaaataaataatttcgatGAACAGTTTAATACTATAAGATAAACACTGTGTATTTGAAAATAAGGCAGGTTTCATTCTAGATCTTAAGGGCATTATATCCCCGAAAAAAAGAACCTCCATCACAATAAGGAGTtgcatttcacaaaaatttgcaTTGCTCTTAAGAAACCCAAAATATACAAAgtctataattttatagttaaaaaaagtcttattttcatagggatagtttaatttaaatataattctgcagataAATTagagagttttaaaattagggTAATTCtcgtattttgaaaatgttgcttttcgtaatatcatattaaaaatatcaggattttaaaaaatgcctgaaaaaacaataagtaactGTAACAACTGCCGAAAAAGCCATTGGAATTTAATGTGGATTTGGGATTGAATCTTCACGAATCAAGCATGCAAGAATGTGattactaaaatacaaaattcgatAACCATTATATCgtatgaaaaatatctaaatagaaaaaagaaacaaatgtcTGCTGAAAAAACGATTCTTAAATGACATAGATTTACGATAAAAATCATTGTGAATTGAGAGAGTCAAAAAGTGACTCCTCAAGTTCAAAAGGCTCACTTGTGGTGATAACATTATCTAAAGAATATAAGACTTTTTGAAAAACCCATGAGGAAAGCGCTGAAAAACGGGGCACTCATTTACGTGAATTTATTATGGAATCTAACACATCAAAAAGTAGTAActgtaattcaaaattcttatgTCGCAAtgacattgtattaaaaatatctgaatttcaaaaaaccaaaaaaaaaaggtaaataacttGAGAAAGAACAATCATCAAATTACgtaaaattacaatgaaatcgTCACTAATCAAGCATGCCCAGTAAACTCGTCAAAAAGTGATAATTCAAACTCGaaatatagtattaaataatatagttctaataatatagtattaaaatatcataattaggaaAACTATGTAAGAAAgatgataaataatttgcaaaaatctATCATATAACGATGTGAAATCCCGATGGAATAGCTTGAATCGAATTACTCATATTCCTAATTTGTGTTGTATTAGGACACATTTAactgcaagaaaaaataaataaatatacctgCAGTATTCTGAATAAGTTAGAACATAACATTTATCTTCAATACAAGCAACACTATTGGTGTCTCTGTGTTTAGAGGCAAATATTTCATCTTCAGCATAAGTGACTTTTTTCCCTGTGTCAGAGTGTTCAGGGCGATAATACCATAAAAGACTCATGTTCATTTCCCCTAGAAAGAAAAGTAACATTGAAACATGCAAAAACCAATGGAAAAATCAagccaaagtaaaatataatacacaaAACAATCAAAAAGATAGTATTGTGAAAAAGAGAAATCTGAAGATCTCtgctttttaaaacaagaatttataatgtattttaataattttattttatactagcTGCCTCTGGCAAGCAGCTGGTTCGTccatctttttaaataagtagaatttcaagtattttgagattagaaattgtaaaaacaaaaatcaagaaaaaataaaatcatattgcCAAAGTGAAAATggattaattttttgtcttttacatATTTGTATGGGCATCGAGatgaatttgtaattaaaatgtttggtacaacaatatgctaaaattaaaaaatatatttatgttaattttctcaatttttttcagacACTTTTGAtggataataaaacaaattaataacttcGTTAAAATCATACTGGGcatttatttgctattattaattGTGTGAGCCAATGAACTTCATTTGTAAGgtttatgtaaacaaaactaGTTTTACAAAGTTCTATTAGTTCGTTTAGTTATTTCTTACTAGttcttctttactttaaatgtgACAAAATAAGTTCTGATGTTGTTTATCTCACCTTATCATCAAACtggcaaatatttataaatagaataacaatttacatatttatttctaaaaaaagaaaagaaaaattttaaaaaaaagcaagccgaattcatttttttacagttctttatgccatatgaaaataaaaatatataataaatataaaaataattacattaaattttctctttactcAAGGCACTTGCTAGAATGCTTAGCATAAAGTCACATCATAGGCAATGATCGTCATCAACCAGTCGTTTATGTTGGTAGTGACATGATAACAATTAAAAAggcctttatatatataattaactttgtttaaatgcaattcaatttaattatccTATTTCAAAGTAGTATTTTaagttctttcattttaaaattattttgaaaatcatgcatATTGTCTATTCTAggtaaaattgaacaaaatttccTCTGGTATGTACCACTTTCTCATGGGAAAAATAGGAgaagtcagttttttttttccagaaaaagcACCAGACTTAAGtctgaaaaaaaactgtagttgTATTATAACtttgatattttagaaattcatcACATATCTCCAAGAGCAAATCATAATCTTGTTTAAAACAGATGGTATAATGGTGATGGCCATAATCATCATAAACAATTTGATTAGTATATCCTAAAAACCAAATCAGCAGGTTATAGCAAATATAGATCTAGAGATAGAATATAGATAAACTAGATcttctactttaaaaatttcaaattttgtttattttattgattgtaaTCTATAATTCTCAACCAATTAACACATGACAAAGATAATTTCACTATGAGATCAAAGATAACATcacaataattttagtaaattataagATATTCAGTAGTCAGTTAACTTACCATGATGTTTCCACTTACCATCAGCAGGATTTTTCCACAGCGCTGTTATTTTTGCAACAAATGGCAAATCTGTTTTTCTTGGACCCGATCTAAGAAAAACACTGTCTCTAACACATATCACATCACCCTCAACATGGCGAATTGCAGGATAACAAGGTCTCAAACAAGGATGGCTgtcattctaaaaaaaacatataacataaaaatttaaaatactttataataaatactttatagttacttttttacttttacagaACTAGGAACACAGCTAATTCTCAACCCTCtggttttgcaattttttcagaTCACTTTGCTCTATCAATTTAACCTCGAACTTAAATAATATCTAAGCTTctacactttattttaaatacattcccAAGAGCTTGCTAAAACAATAGGACTGTGAGTGCTGTTTTATTAGATTGTTTTGTTAAGAAAGCTAGCTGTATTCACTCATATTACTTAACTCCTatttaacaattcaatttttatacattattttaagcaCATTATTGCACCCAATACTGAGAACTAGTTAAACTGCTGATTTAGATAGTCTTACCCGCAGAtagcagggttgccacagaaaaaaatgaacaaaatagttgcttttagtagcctaaaacatgaaaatagttgcctaaataagaacaaaaattcagcaaaaataagactaaaattttattaaatgacttaattgtcatataccatgatacatttagtcaagttggtggcaaatacgataatttttatgTCAACGTTAGAGTTctagcactaaatttttatataaaaaaattagtatatttgcagaaaattaaatacctttaattactagaattcattcaaaaaatactttttcattaaaaaaaacacactttttcttagaaattttccctttcatcaataaatgatttagcaaatatatatatgtatagttaaaaatacgattttatattattctttatcatatctatacaaattttcaaaaaaacttagaaaagtacttttctaaaaaatactcTGCCGAATATTTGGACGATCATTCGACCAActgaatttttgacaaattttaatgCAACCTGACAAATCCCCCAAGTAGTGGAAaacgtgaatttttaaactgctaaccatttgtaattttgatttaaattttttgtaacttaagtGACCTTTCGcgataaaaaaagagaaaacgtttaccatataaaaaaatcttataatcaataaaaacaaataataaagtattgaattttattttgaaatattgttttttttaggcTTCTGTTTAAaccttataaattttcttcaattaaaatatttaatttgaatttatattacttaatatgtatgaaattttatcCTAATTTCATTCTGagcattgcattttttattttcattatgaattcaaataattaaaggcctttaattttcaagaaatatattataaagtttattgataaaaaaattagaacactcatgtttaaataaatattactatatttgCTGTCAATATGCCTAAATACATGTGTGGCCCTTCGTTAGTCAAactgctgtgcaagtggcccttcactcaaaaaggttgtgcacccctagttTAGCGGtatcttcacaaattcaactttaggaaaaacggtagtttcacaaaatactttttctttaaattttattttttcatcccttaagaaacgataaatccatattttgaccatattttcgtgattttttaatataatttttaatgtttcacaaattatgtctaaattttcacaaaataggtacctctcagaaaaacctagacagacccctgataagcaaataaattgtaaacagtaaattttttatcaatttttaaaactgaaataaaaatgcttgctGTCCGAAATCCCAGcaaatgtttctgaaaaatgctaaacaaataatctcaatttaaaaagagaaaatagatGCTTTTTAAGTACCCATTTTACTTCATATAACCCACCTGACCCTAAAGAGAATAAGTACCATAATATAACAAGTACAAGGGGTGAATATAGAAATGTTATATAATTTGATACTTACTGaaacataaactaatttttcttgcaTAGGTCCTTCCCACGACCAACCATGAATAGGCTTTTTATCAGGAATTTTTGGAAGCACAAGACGAGGCAATGACACAAGAGGTTGGAATTTTTTACCCAAATGCTCCTCAGTGACGTTTAATATGTCACACTTTTTAGATTTGAACAACGGTGCAAGTGGTCTATTATAACAGTCTCTAAAAGTCCTCTGTTTCCCATGAAGTCTAGCTCTCCGAACAACAGcagattctttctttttttttacttctaaaatagTAATATCAGAAGTTTCATTGGactctttatttttgttctgttcAGCAATAGTGACAGCAGGAGATTGGCTCACAGATACCTGACTCTCGGTTTTAACTATACTCGTATCTTCAATTTCTGGAAGACTTTTATTAGTCTCATCTGCAGTCAAGACGACCTCTTTGTTAACTGATTCACAAGGTTTTTGTTCTATATCATCAGTCTCTATATCAACGACAACAATTTTTTCCCTATGACTGTTTCTTGGAACTTCTAGTTGAATGTAAGTCTTGGTATCACGTGGTGCATCATCAACAATTTCTATTACTGATGGGGGACGTACTGGATATGATGCATTTTCATGACTGTCAaccgaataattttttctagcaTCTTCTTGATAAGATGCAAAGTTTGAAGAGGATGCAGGCATTCTAGGTCGGCTATCTCTCAAACCCCATGACCTCTCTCTAGAGTTGACCAtttcatttagatttttgaaatgattagCTCCTTGAGGAGGCGATGAATGCTGATGAATTTCTGTTGAAGAATGACTTAAATTACTGTGTAAACGGGCAGAATCCCGTGAAGATGAACTGGTTGTGACATTCTGATGAGGAGCATTAAATGCCAAACTTcgtgaaaaattgtttttagaatgaTTATCTTTTTGTTCATAAGGCTGAGAATATCTAACAAATGCGTTTGTAGAAGGTTTTTGCTTATCGTAACCAGAATAACTGTCTCTAGAGGAATAAGATGAATGCAATGCTTGAGGGTGTTTTGAAGATTCATAAGTTGAATGGCTACTGAATCCTCGTGGAGAAACTTCTTCCCCTGGGCGACAGACAGAATACCGAGGGTGTTTAGGTTGAGGTGGAAGAATCTCCAATGGAGGTGGACAGGCAGGAATGATATGCTTCTGTCTTTGAATGTGGTGAGGGCCCATGACTGAAGAGTTATTAGAATGAGGTTGAGAGTGAAAGTTTTGGTAGGCATTTCGATGAGGTGCGGGAGGCTGAGGTCGCTGTGGTTGTTGATGAAGATTTGGTTGAGGATGATATGGAACAGGCTTGTGAATAGTACAGTTGTCAGGTGCTGGCTGAATCAAAGGACCAGCAGGTTGATAATATCCTAGAATACAAtgataacttttatatttatatttcatgtcaggaaaaaaaattataatgggaatataaaaaaaaatatatacatattgttACAATTTactcaagattaaaaaatatatatacagtagcaAAACCtgtttacaataatatttttatgagaaagaaagaaaaatgggaaatcccagaaaattttttaatcgataaAAGAAGTTagacaaaatttcttaaagggattaatttagtaataaagaaataagggacaaaataaaaacaagaatataAACTACTTAAACTggcaaagtttttaaataggaatttttattCGTGTATCActgtatgtatataaattttagattacttgatagaaaaatacgtatatAAATGTGTATTTATTGTTTCTACACTGTCACAGGTATTGACAATCTGAGTTAAGTTTCAATGAGCCTGAACAATTGATTTATCTACGTAAACTGCAATCACATTGCACTTATTGTACCTAGTTTTTAGTTTGTAAGAGTATAATTCTGCAAAGAAAgctttctttttatgtattaaaatttactaactaCTTGAACAGTAGTtataagtatattatttattttatgataggAAAATCTAATCTATTCTGATTTCACAGTACCAATATATGTTGATATTATTCCATATCTTCTCAAATAATTAagactcaaaatatttaattttatttactattgtgtaaatgtgttcattttttgaaaattagcattaaaattcacaagaattaaaattttaattgcattcaaCTGGTAGATCTCAAAACTTGTTGCAaacattagtattttaattttgtctagtAAAAAGCTTATGTTACCccaagtgaaaaattttatatttacttttatttgttttgcactttttaattaGCTAAGagcaagaaaatttaatattttatttactgaatttttttaaacgtaatacAAAATggatgttaataaattaattactaataaaaataatatatatatatatatatatattaatttacttgCACTCTGCTAACTGATAAGtaccttttttttgtaaaaattgactgataaataataataaaaatggaaaatagtaaaaaaacaattacaaactGAATGCAAATTACCATATTCATTTTGAGAATATTGAGGTTGCTGTGACTGACGATAATGGGGTACAGTAAAAGCACTGCCACCATACTGTCGAGGTACTCGATCCATTCCCATCACAGGTGACATAGGCCCAATATTAGGATTCATGTGATATGACTGAGAGGGACTAATTGGACTATGACTAGGTCTTCCATAGTAATTTTGACCACTTGACATCATTGATTCACTCATATGCTTGTGTAAAGGGTTGCCAAGAGAAGGTGGGGTCAAGGTTTTTGATCCAGGCTTATAAGTTGTCTGCATTTGAACGCAATAACtttcattagaatttttagaTTGATAATGATACATTTGAGTAATTGCTACATCGTCATTTGATACAATGTGctctatttttctttctgatttaCTTTCTTCTTTGATTTCAGTATCTTGATGAGATTTGATTTGAACTTTAGTGACTTCTGTGTATTGGGTTAAGCCAACTTTAGTTGATGTGGATGATACAACAGTATTGTTGCTAACAGAAAGTGGAGTTGATTTTGAAGAAAGTGTCTCCGATAATGCAACATCTGATTCAATCGACCAATTGGAACGACTAGGAAACTCTGAGGGTTTGTATGCAGGCGATTTCCCACTCTCAAGAGAATTATCTTTTGAAGTAAGGGATTTTCGATCAGGTTTTTGTTTCACCGAGttgtttttagtttctttaattttaatagcacTTGTATCTTTGTTTTCAGTTTCTATAATTTCAATGTCACACTTGGATTCAAGAAATACTTCTTTATCTTCTGTATCTGAAGAACTATCacatttatcactttttttggAGATTCTTTTGGGCTTTGGTTCCTGAAGATAGCTAGCAGCTAAGATAGCTTGTGCATTTAAACTAGCCATTCTTTTACATATTCTGGTATCTATTATTTCAACATCAGGAgcttttctctttcttttcttaCGTTGAATAGGTTTTGGTTTAGTTTTTTTACTGTTCTTCTGCTTTGCCTCAACAGCTTTtgttttttctgattttttatcaCTGTTGGACTCCTTATGATTATTAGATGATATCTTTGCCTCTTTCttcaacattttattgaattttatttcttcctcaTCGTCCTCTTCATCTTCTTCGTCTTCATCATCCTCTTcatcagaattttcatttagaaagTCAATTAATGTTGTCTCATCAGCATCATTCAGGCTTTCACCAACTGTCCTACCttcattttcatataaaacaTGAACTTTGGCTAAAGCATTTAAACTTGCCATTCTGTGAGATCTAGCAGTTGGGATGTCTTGTAACATGCTATAGGGAAATCTTGGGCGAAGTTCACGGTTTGCAAACTCATCTTTATGCTTACCAGAAGATAATTTCTCACAGAGCAATTTAATCGCTTTAGCTTTTTGCGCAGATTTCTTGGTAGATTTCTTTACATTTGAAAAGCTTGACTTCACTTTAGATGTTGTATGCTTCACAACAGTTCtggtttttcttaaactttcttctttttcttcatccCCCGACTCTTCTTCATCATCTTCACTGTCTGAATCTTCTTCTTCTGAAGATAACACAACTGAGGTGGAGTAACTAACTTTCTTAACTGATACTGATTTGCGTAATTTGCAAGATTTCACCACACTAACAGAGGATGAGCGTTTAGAAACTATAACAACTTTCTCCTGATGGTTAGAAGATGCAGATTTACTTTTTGAATCTCTCGTGTTACTTATACGATTATTTGCTCCTCGCTTGATAGGAAGCTTAGAATTGTacatatgttttgaaattttgcttccTTCAGATTTTAATAAGCAATCACATGATTTTGATGAATTAACCTCTTTGTGACTACCTCTTTTCCCTTTTTCAGCAACTAAATGCCTAGTGGCATAGCGCAAACTTCCATCTCGTTTCACTGCAGCTGAGCGAGATGATGATTTTGATCCAGACATGATTAAGTCTGCTGCAGCTACAGTGATGAGATCTATTAGTTACATGTCCAATTTAcaacctaaaaaaaataaattaattaaatgcttcatttaaagattttttttttaaaaaaagagaagtaaataaaacatccaacatttatgttattaacttTACTTGGTATAAGAAGGAGCATggccaagtttttttttcccccggATAGTagtttgaatttcaaaactggtatagttaataaatttgtatgaCTTTTTTCGATCACAAATAATTACACAAGGCGTAATcattagatataaaataatatattgacaTAAATCAGTTGAAGTAtacaaataaacttataaattaaaaatataaaaaaatcatctgcaatgaatatttattttattttttattcacattactttctttaaaataaacaaaaagtaactTAACATTATCtgtcttaatttttaagactaatttatattaaatgtaaattaattgttaataaccTTTATTCgctcattatttatatttagaattgtttttccaaaagctatagttatttttgtatgagtatcgtaaataatttaatcttcctattttattgcaaaagatTAGATCAGgatgtagttaaaaaatttattaattttcgattgagaaatgaaaataaacatataagtGCAAATGCAATTAATTGCTTACTCACCTAAGTTACCCAGTATTATTTCAATAGCTTAATCATGGAATGATTTGAGGatgtaaataaatcattatatgGTATACTCAGAGTTCTCCCTAGGAATAAGAAAAGGGCACTTTGAGAGGGTACTCACTTAAcaccattaaaatttatcaaaatatataatattatgtaataactgattcgcaatgtaatattatgtaatgaCTGATGatcctcaatttttaaattactctttatACTACTTTATGTGTTAATTCACTAAGTAGTTCACACCAttatcaaaatgaaagaaaaagttgaagcttttgaaaaataattggaagGCAAGCTAAAAACCTCTCtgtgtataaattttcttcaaaaaaaaaaaaaagtaaacttaaaaaaaagggattaaTTGATGAACAACTTGGAagcttttttcacattttaactgaaaattatgaaaaaataaacaattaaaggtgcatttttaaataaaagggtATTTATATAACGGTAAAactaaaaatcactaaaattcattaataccCAAATAAAAGATGCGAATATCTTTGAGGCCAAATCTTTTGCGAATTTTAGCTACATAATTAGACAGCATAAGAAAAATCTTACTAAAATGaaggaatgaaattaaaaattaaagttaaataattatcaataacaaaataaatcagaaatggACTTAAAACAGGTGGTTAAGAAAACAATCTTTTCCTGAAGTACAAAGGCATTGTTTGTAGGCATTGccacttatttttacaaaaaagggaAGGAGGGTGAAGATCAAAGGGTAGGGGCAGGGCGGACAACCCTTCTAAAAACGCGTAGGGAGAACACTagtatacttaatttttttacagtctaTTATTTCTTTACGATCTACTTCAATGTttcctttgtttaaaataaataatatgctattatttaaaactattaatttaatttgttttcatatctgaacaattattatattgatttgCAAAATTCATAGAATAGGTTTGGCAAATCCTGCATTTCTACAGAAAAACACAGCTTGCATTAGTTTATGTGAGTTTCTTGGACTTTTCTATGTTTTTGGATTTTGCAACAAGTattgttggattttttttaaaaaactctttgtTGATAGAAACTATTGCTCATCTAATTTAAGGAGTCTATTGCATAAAGAGTaaagtaattctaaaaatttattattttgcattaataaataaacagggcattaaaaaatggaatgaatATGTAACATTCAATTTCAAAACACATCTTTGTAGGAATAtaatgaaacatatattttaaatagtaagatataaaaaaatttttaaagctgcttaaggttaaaaaaaagttttgaataaaatatgctacattcaaaagtatgtatttttatttggtttattaTATAGTTGAAAgcatttcaagaaaaagaaaaaaaagtgacagagagtacgttttaaaaaaagcaatagtaaataaattaattagtatataaatattctgataatgcaagattttttttaagcttatttattcacagatgttaatttaattttataataataaaagaaaacaaaaaaaaattttaaatcctaaatagataaaacttctttgaaaaaaacatgctaaaaagcagcagaaatttaaaaaaaaaaagaataaaagtagcaataaaggaaacgaaggaaataaaaacatgacCACCGAAGCCAACGTCTTCaggggtaccggccccggtagccataaaacaaaaccatttctattgagggagaagcaaatgcctaaagtaactccctcagtaccctgatggttttgtatagaagtccaggaaaaaacatgaaatacaaagaatcaatttagaaaagaaactcaaacaaaatcatctgaaaataaaaactcactttaACCACGTCAAACAGTGATTTCACCAGCAAACCGAATGAAAAGGAAACACTTAAATCTAAAGAAAACAACGCCCTCTATTACAATgcgcagattgaaaaaaaaaaagaagtaaaggaaaagatatgtaataaattaaa contains:
- the LOC107439468 gene encoding uncharacterized protein isoform X1; translated protein: MSGSKSSSRSAAVKRDGSLRYATRHLVAEKGKRGSHKEVNSSKSCDCLLKSEGSKISKHMYNSKLPIKRGANNRISNTRDSKSKSASSNHQEKVVIVSKRSSSVSVVKSCKLRKSVSVKKVSYSTSVVLSSEEEDSDSEDDEEESGDEEKEESLRKTRTVVKHTTSKVKSSFSNVKKSTKKSAQKAKAIKLLCEKLSSGKHKDEFANRELRPRFPYSMLQDIPTARSHRMASLNALAKVHVLYENEGRTVGESLNDADETTLIDFLNENSDEEDDEDEEDEEDDEEEIKFNKMLKKEAKISSNNHKESNSDKKSEKTKAVEAKQKNSKKTKPKPIQRKKRKRKAPDVEIIDTRICKRMASLNAQAILAASYLQEPKPKRISKKSDKCDSSSDTEDKEVFLESKCDIEIIETENKDTSAIKIKETKNNSVKQKPDRKSLTSKDNSLESGKSPAYKPSEFPSRSNWSIESDVALSETLSSKSTPLSVSNNTVVSSTSTKVGLTQYTEVTKVQIKSHQDTEIKEESKSERKIEHIVSNDDVAITQMYHYQSKNSNESYCVQMQTTYKPGSKTLTPPSLGNPLHKHMSESMMSSGQNYYGRPSHSPISPSQSYHMNPNIGPMSPVMGMDRVPRQYGGSAFTVPHYRQSQQPQYSQNEYGYYQPAGPLIQPAPDNCTIHKPVPYHPQPNLHQQPQRPQPPAPHRNAYQNFHSQPHSNNSSVMGPHHIQRQKHIIPACPPPLEILPPQPKHPRYSVCRPGEEVSPRGFSSHSTYESSKHPQALHSSYSSRDSYSGYDKQKPSTNAFVRYSQPYEQKDNHSKNNFSRSLAFNAPHQNVTTSSSSRDSARLHSNLSHSSTEIHQHSSPPQGANHFKNLNEMVNSRERSWGLRDSRPRMPASSSNFASYQEDARKNYSVDSHENASYPVRPPSVIEIVDDAPRDTKTYIQLEVPRNSHREKIVVVDIETDDIEQKPCESVNKEVVLTADETNKSLPEIEDTSIVKTESQVSVSQSPAVTIAEQNKNKESNETSDITILEVKKKKESAVVRRARLHGKQRTFRDCYNRPLAPLFKSKKCDILNVTEEHLGKKFQPLVSLPRLVLPKIPDKKPIHGWSWEGPMQEKLVYVSNDSHPCLRPCYPAIRHVEGDVICVRDSVFLRSGPRKTDLPFVAKITALWKNPADGKWKHHGEMNMSLLWYYRPEHSDTGKKVTYAEDEIFASKHRDTNSVACIEDKCYVLTYSEYCRYKKRCRLLEDVTNVPVCVVPEGEESLRMKNLPPNNVSPDLVLFCRRVYDYRQKRLLKNPV
- the LOC107439468 gene encoding uncharacterized protein isoform X2; the protein is MSGSKSSSRSAAVKRDGSLRYATRHLVAEKGKRGSHKEVNSSKSCDCLLKSEGSKISKHMYNSKLPIKRGANNRISNTRDSKSKSASSNHQEKVVIVSKRSSSVSVVKSCKLRKSVSVKKVSYSTSVVLSSEEEDSDSEDDEEESGDEEKEESLRKTRTVVKHTTSKVKSSFSNVKKSTKKSAQKAKAIKLLCEKLSSGKHKDEFANRELRPRFPYSMLQDIPTARSHRMASLNALAKVHVLYENEGRTVGESLNDADETTLIDFLNENSDEEDDEDEEDEEDDEEEIKFNKMLKKEAKISSNNHKESNSDKKSEKTKAVEAKQKNSKKTKPKPIQRKKRKRKAPDVEIIDTRICKRMASLNAQAILAASYLQEPKPKRISKKSDKCDSSSDTEDKEVFLESKCDIEIIETENKDTSAIKIKETKNNSVKQKPDRKSLTSKDNSLESGKSPAYKPSEFPSRSNWSIESDVALSETLSSKSTPLSVSNNTVVSSTSTKVGLTQYTEVTKVQIKSHQDTEIKEESKSERKIEHIVSNDDVAITQMYHYQSKNSNESYCVQMQTTYKPGSKTLTPPSLGNPLHKHMSESMMSSGQNYYGRPSHSPISPSQSYHMNPNIGPMSPVMGMDRVPRQYGGSAFTVPHYRQSQQPQYSQNEYGYYQPAGPLIQPAPDNCTIHKPVPYHPQPNLHQQPQRPQPPAPHRNAYQNFHSQPHSNNSSVMGPHHIQRQKHIIPACPPPLEILPPQPKHPRYSVCRPGEEVSPRGFSSHSTYESSKHPQALHSSYSSRDSYSGYDKQKPSTNAFVRYSQPYEQKDNHSKNNFSRSLAFNAPHQNVTTSSSSRDSARLHSNLSHSSTEIHQHSSPPQGANHFKNLNEMVNSRERSWGLRDSRPRMPASSSNFASYQEDARKNYSVDSHENASYPVRPPSVIEIVDDAPRDTKTYIQLEVPRNSHREKIVVVDIETDDIEQKPCESVNKEVVLTADETNKSLPEIEDTSIVKTESQVSVSQSPAVTIAEQNKNKESNETSDITILEVKKKKESAVVRRARLHGKQRTFRDCYNRPLAPLFKSKKCDILNVTEEHLGKKFQPLVSLPRLVLPKIPDKKPIHGWSWEGPMQEKLVYVSNDSHPCLRPCYPAIRHVEGDVICVRDSVFLRSGPRKTDLPFVAKITALWKNPADGEMNMSLLWYYRPEHSDTGKKVTYAEDEIFASKHRDTNSVACIEDKCYVLTYSEYCRYKKRCRLLEDVTNVPVCVVPEGEESLRMKNLPPNNVSPDLVLFCRRVYDYRQKRLLKNPV